The Acidobacteriota bacterium region GTTCCTCCATAAAGGCCTCGATGCGCCCTTCCTTTTTCCACATCAGCTGCATCTCGCGAAGGTCGCCGCCCGAACAAAACGCCCGACCCTCGCCCGTCAGAACAACCGCCCGGGCGTGGTCGGCGACTGCCGTGTTGATGGCGTCGAACAGATCACGTGTCAACTGCAGCGAAAGCGCATTGAGAGCGTCGGGCCGATTCATCGTAATCACCGCGACCGACTCCGTCAGTTCGTATTTTACGGTTTCAAATTCCATTGCTCTGAAATTCAAGCAGGTCGATCATCCGCTTAGGCGACTCTAACCTTCGAACGGCTCGCGTTGTAACATTCCCGACAGAGTACCGACCTCCCGATTTTCGGTTGAAACGGGACCTGATCGTGTTTACCGCAGTTGTCGCAAACGATCTCGAATCTGGCCGGGGCGTTCGCGCCGCCCGCGGCCTTTTTCGAACGGCATTTCGCGCAACGCTGCGGCTGCATCATATTGCGCTGGTAAAAGATCTCCTGTTCCTTCTCGGTGAAGATGAAAGTTTCCTTACACTGCACGCACGGAATCTCGATATCGGGCATCGCGTCGCCTCCTCTTTTTTGTCTTATGGGCGAAGTTTAACACAGTTGCCTGAGAGTGTCTAAATTATGCCTCCGTCCGATTGCTGGAAATGAACGGGCATTTCGACTATTATTCCAGCATCAGCAAAACCAGGACTTAGGAGAAGGCTATGGGAACCAAGTGTTTACTGCTTGCCCTCGTATTTCTGTCGTTCGCGTTCATCAATGAAGCGAATGCGCAGGTCGAGTTGCGCGGCGAGATTTCGGGAAGGATCGTAACTGAAATGGGGCGCAGCGTGAGGCGCGTCAGCGTACTCGTGATGGACCTCAACACGCTTGAAACGAGAACCGTCGTTTCAAACGACTTCGGCTACTTCGTGGTCGACGATCTTCAATT contains the following coding sequences:
- a CDS encoding zinc-ribbon domain containing protein; translated protein: MPDIEIPCVQCKETFIFTEKEQEIFYQRNMMQPQRCAKCRSKKAAGGANAPARFEIVCDNCGKHDQVPFQPKIGRSVLCRECYNASRSKVRVA
- a CDS encoding carboxypeptidase regulatory-like domain-containing protein, with translation MGTKCLLLALVFLSFAFINEANAQVELRGEISGRIVTEMGRSVRRVSVLVMDLNTLETRTVVSNDFGYFVVDDLQFGSTFLVNASSGRYYFAFPFQTVNLDLVSRQVNFIAAEFPVALPKAP